In Halorientalis sp. LT38, a genomic segment contains:
- a CDS encoding glycosyltransferase family 4 protein yields the protein MSEPRVLHLITRFFHGGAEETTLNTLEALSMAPEPYDLRLGVGAGHDPDRLASVAERGIDTIVFDSIRHYNPVTAVVAVGAVARYLRRERIDLLHTHSTEAGIIGRFAARLADTPVVIHEIHGDPIAADRNPLLNAAILRLERLAATDCTALIVKSEHIRQTYIDRGIGTPEQYHTIYHGVELDRFRSAIPVRESDVPTLLFVGRLADGKGLLDLLDAVDRLRSDAEFELLVAGDGPLADDLADRVESRGLDAVVELLGYRDDVPELMASSEALVLPSYREGTPRVITEALAAGTPVVATDIAGIPEQVEDGATGYLVTPGDVAALTDRLRRLLTDGETRRTMGDRAARSVEKFEIDTAQETYRRLYAELLPNEP from the coding sequence ATGAGTGAGCCACGCGTCCTCCACCTCATCACGCGATTCTTCCACGGCGGGGCCGAAGAGACCACGCTCAACACACTGGAGGCACTTTCTATGGCGCCGGAGCCCTACGACCTTCGACTCGGTGTCGGTGCCGGACACGACCCGGATCGACTGGCGTCTGTCGCCGAGCGGGGAATCGACACCATCGTCTTCGACTCGATCCGTCACTACAACCCGGTGACGGCAGTCGTCGCCGTCGGTGCCGTCGCCCGGTATCTCCGTCGTGAGCGCATCGATCTCCTCCACACCCACAGCACCGAAGCAGGGATCATCGGCCGTTTCGCGGCGCGACTGGCCGACACACCGGTCGTGATCCACGAGATCCACGGCGATCCGATCGCGGCAGACCGGAACCCACTTCTCAACGCCGCGATCCTCCGACTGGAGCGACTGGCAGCGACAGACTGCACGGCGCTGATCGTCAAGTCCGAACACATCAGACAGACGTATATCGACCGTGGAATCGGTACGCCGGAGCAGTACCACACCATCTATCACGGCGTCGAGTTAGACCGGTTCCGGTCGGCGATACCGGTCCGCGAGAGCGACGTACCGACGCTGCTGTTCGTGGGACGGCTCGCGGACGGCAAAGGGCTGTTGGACCTCCTCGATGCCGTCGACCGGCTCCGGAGCGACGCCGAATTCGAGTTGCTGGTCGCGGGCGATGGGCCGCTGGCCGACGATCTGGCCGACCGCGTGGAGTCCCGGGGACTCGACGCCGTAGTCGAACTGCTGGGGTATCGTGACGACGTGCCGGAGCTGATGGCCAGTTCGGAGGCGCTGGTGCTCCCTTCCTACCGGGAGGGGACACCGCGAGTCATCACGGAGGCGCTCGCGGCCGGAACGCCGGTCGTTGCGACCGACATCGCCGGGATTCCGGAGCAAGTCGAAGACGGCGCGACCGGCTATCTCGTCACGCCAGGAGACGTCGCGGCGCTGACCGATCGATTGCGGCGGCTGCTCACCGATGGGGAGACTCGACGGACGATGGGCGACCGCGCTGCCCGCTCAGTCGAGAAGTTCGAGATCGACACGGCACAGGAGACCTACCGGAGGTTGTACGCCGAACTCCTCCCGAACGAACCCTGA
- a CDS encoding ArnT family glycosyltransferase: protein MSSFVDSLSDRTHSLIGAIIGGYFLLTRLPTLSDALVGYYHPRLPVLNVILSYSFLDYGLGTYGFETYAESSGGLHLFSLLSAPFVAAFGPPGTRIVAILLTGLTVVVTFLTVRRLYDERTALLAAAILTVSPMFQFFGTAAFPEAFEIFAVTVAVYAFVRYRDDAGYPWLGVSVIFLIAGILDHAWAALVFAPLAVVTFVDRKYAVTVLYGVATALSAVFVYYVTNISGKGSSLEAYSVFYRPGPLFDPMFYIEFSYNALGFALSPVFGVLVIPFAVYYFLQRRHLLVASWAIAGISPVILFPRGASIHFYYLWGLLVPGSMLLSVMVFDVAEWVSGIRNQVTTDRAVQIGAVVVLGLVLVSSLVVGPLGLIMPPPAGADRLLEGTCVQEQIDNRGIMSDDVAIVTSLDATKEESGETIYLHAYLMYARLYMRAPDSPQVYRNLTVARADGRPLVVDFKGTYVEAQSERGPSPVVYARENGSYTRVCLA, encoded by the coding sequence ATGTCATCTTTCGTCGACAGTCTCTCGGATCGAACCCACTCTCTGATCGGGGCAATCATCGGTGGGTATTTTCTCCTCACCCGGTTGCCGACGTTGAGCGACGCCCTCGTCGGGTACTACCATCCCCGTCTCCCGGTTTTGAACGTTATCCTGTCGTACTCGTTTCTCGACTACGGATTAGGGACCTACGGCTTTGAGACCTACGCCGAGAGTAGCGGCGGCCTGCACCTTTTTTCGCTTCTCAGTGCCCCGTTTGTCGCTGCGTTTGGACCCCCAGGGACCCGAATCGTCGCCATCCTGTTGACCGGGCTGACAGTCGTCGTGACCTTTCTCACGGTTCGCCGACTCTACGATGAGCGGACGGCGTTACTCGCGGCTGCGATTCTGACAGTGAGCCCGATGTTCCAGTTTTTCGGGACGGCCGCTTTCCCGGAGGCTTTTGAAATATTCGCCGTCACCGTCGCCGTGTACGCCTTCGTTCGGTACCGTGACGATGCTGGCTACCCCTGGCTCGGCGTGAGCGTCATCTTTCTGATCGCCGGCATTCTCGACCACGCGTGGGCGGCACTCGTGTTCGCGCCACTGGCCGTCGTCACATTCGTGGACCGCAAGTACGCTGTGACCGTGCTGTACGGCGTCGCTACTGCTCTCTCGGCGGTCTTCGTCTATTATGTGACTAACATCTCCGGGAAGGGTTCTTCACTCGAAGCTTACAGCGTCTTCTATCGACCCGGGCCGCTCTTCGATCCGATGTTCTACATTGAGTTCTCGTACAATGCGCTCGGATTCGCTCTCTCGCCGGTGTTCGGTGTACTCGTGATCCCTTTCGCAGTGTACTACTTTCTGCAAAGGCGGCACCTCCTCGTTGCCTCGTGGGCAATTGCCGGTATTTCACCCGTCATACTGTTCCCGCGCGGTGCGTCTATTCACTTCTACTATCTCTGGGGGCTCCTCGTTCCCGGATCTATGTTACTTTCTGTTATGGTGTTTGATGTCGCCGAATGGGTAAGTGGGATCCGCAATCAGGTGACTACCGATCGGGCGGTACAGATCGGGGCGGTGGTCGTGCTCGGACTCGTGCTGGTCTCGTCATTAGTCGTCGGTCCGCTCGGACTCATTATGCCTCCACCAGCTGGCGCAGACCGACTTCTAGAGGGTACTTGTGTTCAGGAACAGATCGACAATCGGGGTATCATGAGCGACGACGTGGCCATCGTTACGTCGCTTGACGCGACGAAAGAGGAGTCGGGAGAGACGATCTACCTGCACGCCTATCTCATGTACGCGAGATTGTACATGAGAGCGCCCGATTCGCCTCAAGTATACCGGAACCTGACGGTGGCACGGGCGGACGGTCGTCCGCTCGTCGTCGATTTCAAAGGGACTTACGTGGAGGCCCAGAGCGAACGGGGGCCGTCACCAGTCGTCTACGCTCGAGAGAACGGCTCGTACACGCGGGTCTGCCTGGCCTAA
- a CDS encoding sugar transferase, translating into MATGWRYRVASVLGTAGLTAFAVWLVNYPLLQNALSRVPYIGGPAPAVLSNGELILVVATTLLVTLAAMWPLFKPRPRRVLDTILLTQKRLMLAMVGLAALGYFDYNYRVPRATLMLATGFLLLWLPAWAVAIRRRPSERSRAIIVGDDPTAMAAILEETELPVIGYVSPPSSYETDRGAVTGEPEISDGGTVETRLDELSNLGGLSRLDEVLVKHEIDTALLAFADTDRAEFFGTLDTCYDRGVTAMVHREHADDVLTAGLAGGDLVEVDLDPWDWQDYVIKRLFDVSFGAIGLLLLLPVILAIAVAVKLDSPGPILYSQERTAEFGDTFTVYKFRSMIPEAEVESGAKLSEEDSGGVDPRVTRVGRILRQTHLDEIPQLWSILVGHMSVVGPRPERPELDTDMASGAEDWRSRWFVKPGLTGLAQINNATGHEPAQKLRYDVEYIRRQSFWFDVKIVVRQLWAVASDASRFLSTENGDT; encoded by the coding sequence ATGGCTACGGGCTGGCGGTACCGGGTCGCGAGCGTCCTCGGGACTGCCGGGCTCACCGCGTTCGCTGTCTGGTTGGTCAACTACCCACTGCTTCAGAACGCGTTGAGTCGCGTGCCGTATATCGGCGGTCCAGCGCCGGCCGTGTTGTCGAACGGCGAGCTGATCCTGGTCGTCGCGACGACGCTGCTCGTGACGCTGGCCGCGATGTGGCCGCTCTTCAAACCGCGGCCCCGCCGCGTACTGGACACGATACTGCTCACCCAGAAGCGGCTCATGCTGGCGATGGTCGGCCTGGCAGCGCTGGGCTATTTCGACTACAACTATCGGGTCCCGCGAGCGACGCTGATGTTGGCGACCGGCTTCCTGTTACTCTGGCTGCCGGCCTGGGCGGTCGCGATCCGGCGGCGGCCCAGTGAACGATCGCGAGCGATCATCGTCGGCGACGACCCGACGGCGATGGCGGCGATCCTGGAGGAGACCGAGCTGCCAGTGATCGGGTACGTCTCGCCGCCGTCGTCGTACGAGACCGATCGGGGAGCTGTAACGGGGGAACCAGAGATCTCGGACGGCGGAACGGTCGAGACGCGTCTGGACGAACTCTCGAACCTAGGCGGACTCTCGCGGCTGGACGAAGTGCTGGTCAAACACGAGATCGACACTGCGCTTCTGGCCTTCGCCGACACGGATCGGGCTGAGTTCTTCGGGACGCTCGACACCTGTTACGATCGCGGTGTTACGGCGATGGTCCACCGCGAACACGCCGACGACGTGCTGACTGCAGGGCTGGCCGGCGGCGACCTCGTCGAGGTCGATCTCGATCCGTGGGACTGGCAGGATTACGTGATCAAGCGACTGTTCGACGTGTCGTTCGGGGCCATTGGGTTGCTCCTGCTCTTGCCAGTAATCCTGGCCATCGCAGTCGCGGTAAAATTGGACAGCCCCGGCCCGATCCTCTACAGTCAGGAGCGGACCGCCGAGTTCGGCGACACATTCACCGTATACAAGTTCCGGAGCATGATCCCAGAAGCCGAGGTGGAGTCTGGCGCGAAACTCTCCGAGGAAGACAGTGGAGGTGTCGATCCGCGCGTCACTCGAGTCGGCCGGATACTCCGGCAGACCCACCTCGACGAGATCCCACAGCTATGGTCGATTCTGGTGGGACACATGAGCGTCGTCGGTCCTCGACCGGAACGGCCCGAACTTGACACGGACATGGCCTCCGGGGCCGAGGACTGGCGGAGTCGCTGGTTCGTCAAGCCGGGACTCACCGGCCTGGCTCAGATCAACAACGCGACCGGCCACGAACCAGCGCAGAAACTCCGGTACGACGTGGAGTACATCCGCCGACAGTCTTTTTGGTTCGATGTGAAGATCGTCGTTCGACAGCTGTGGGCCGTCGCGAGTGACGCTTCTCGGTTTCTCAGTACAGAGAATGGGGATACCTGA
- a CDS encoding DUF362 domain-containing protein, with translation MRDSLTIPETDVRKATGDLEFPKLGVVEQVWDVDPIPTDEIERRAADAVADLDFEGVPEGGEVAVGAGSRGIANLSTIVGGVVRGVREQGFEPFVFPAMGSHGGATAEGQRDKLATLGVTEESIGCEIRATMDVVEVGRTPDRDVRVYFDSIAAEADAIVPVNRIKPHTDFSGEVESGLSKMLVIGMGKQRGAKMAHDWAVDWSLRNMLPEIADRLLAELPVAGGVAIVEDEHDDTTLLEGVPASDFLDREAELLETAWERMPKLPFDELDVLVVDQLGKDVSGQGMDTNVTGRRHFTIAEPEPESPEIKRIYLRGYTDKTKGNAMGMGQADVAHETIASELDWSKSLINAITASTVRGVRLPPVVESDRAGLLATLGTIGPVPGPEARLLRVTDTMRLKQCYASEPLVEAARERDDLRVVEEPEVVEFDEDGEFAAGSPE, from the coding sequence ATGCGAGACTCCCTCACGATCCCCGAAACCGACGTCCGGAAAGCGACCGGCGACCTCGAATTCCCGAAGCTGGGCGTCGTAGAGCAGGTCTGGGACGTGGACCCGATCCCGACCGACGAGATCGAACGCCGCGCGGCCGACGCCGTCGCGGACCTGGACTTCGAGGGGGTGCCGGAGGGGGGCGAAGTCGCGGTCGGCGCGGGCAGTCGCGGTATCGCGAACCTATCTACCATCGTCGGCGGCGTCGTCCGCGGCGTGCGCGAACAGGGATTCGAACCGTTCGTCTTCCCTGCGATGGGGAGCCACGGCGGCGCGACGGCCGAGGGCCAGCGCGACAAACTCGCCACGCTCGGCGTCACCGAGGAGTCGATCGGCTGTGAGATCCGAGCGACGATGGACGTCGTCGAGGTCGGCCGCACGCCCGACCGCGACGTGCGGGTCTACTTCGATTCGATCGCCGCCGAGGCCGACGCGATCGTCCCGGTCAACCGGATCAAGCCCCACACCGACTTCTCGGGCGAGGTCGAGAGCGGGCTCTCGAAGATGCTCGTCATCGGGATGGGCAAACAGCGCGGCGCGAAGATGGCCCACGACTGGGCCGTCGACTGGAGCCTCCGGAACATGCTTCCCGAGATAGCCGATCGGCTCCTCGCGGAGTTGCCCGTCGCTGGCGGCGTCGCCATCGTCGAAGACGAACACGACGACACCACGCTGCTCGAGGGCGTCCCCGCGTCGGACTTCCTGGATCGGGAGGCCGAGTTGTTGGAGACCGCCTGGGAGCGCATGCCGAAGCTCCCCTTCGACGAACTGGACGTGCTGGTGGTCGACCAGCTCGGGAAGGACGTCAGCGGCCAGGGGATGGACACGAACGTCACCGGTCGACGCCACTTCACGATCGCCGAACCCGAACCCGAGTCGCCCGAGATCAAGCGCATCTACCTCCGCGGCTACACGGACAAGACGAAGGGCAACGCGATGGGGATGGGACAGGCCGACGTGGCCCACGAGACCATCGCGTCTGAACTCGACTGGTCGAAATCGCTGATCAACGCCATTACCGCGAGTACCGTTCGGGGCGTGCGACTGCCACCCGTCGTCGAGTCGGATCGGGCGGGGCTGCTGGCGACGTTGGGAACGATCGGGCCGGTTCCGGGGCCGGAGGCGCGTCTGTTGCGGGTGACGGACACGATGCGACTGAAGCAGTGTTACGCTTCCGAGCCGCTGGTCGAGGCGGCACGTGAACGCGATGATCTTCGGGTGGTGGAAGAGCCAGAGGTGGTCGAGTTCGACGAGGACGGCGAGTTTGCGGCAGGTTCGCCGGAGTGA
- a CDS encoding MFS transporter, producing MSRRYASVVLALCTLAFFATMVARLVISPVVPDLTAAFDVTNGTIGLALTGMWVAYATTQFPSGVLGDRFGERRIILIALGGTAVTSLLLTTAPNFPLFFAGTVLLGAVAGLHYSVATTLLARYFDDIGWAIGIHVSGGPLAGLLAPIAAAVVASRYGWRPAIGLGVVVAVPVFVAFALSVRSTEPRRPDQPMRERFEFAAVSELLSRPEIRFTTSLSVLGAFSWQATASFLPTFLGAHHGLSTTMAGILFSAYFVIHGLTQPLLGSLSDRLSRDLVVAGTLALAAVGYATLVVVDQFVLVVGGVVLVGIGMSWGAPLQSRFMDILSDTERGAGFGLVRSVYMTIGASGSVVVGVLSDTVGWAVAFGLLAVLVSVAVCVIATNRVLGLGL from the coding sequence GTGAGTCGTCGGTACGCGTCCGTTGTCCTCGCGCTCTGTACCCTCGCGTTCTTCGCGACGATGGTGGCGCGGCTGGTGATCAGCCCCGTCGTCCCGGACCTCACCGCGGCCTTTGACGTTACCAACGGGACCATCGGCCTCGCGCTGACGGGGATGTGGGTCGCCTACGCGACGACGCAGTTCCCCAGCGGCGTCCTCGGGGACCGCTTCGGCGAACGGCGGATCATCCTCATCGCGCTCGGCGGCACCGCGGTGACGAGCCTCCTTCTTACCACCGCGCCGAACTTCCCGCTCTTTTTCGCCGGGACGGTCCTCCTCGGGGCGGTCGCCGGCCTGCACTACAGCGTCGCGACCACCCTGTTGGCCCGGTACTTCGACGACATCGGCTGGGCCATCGGCATCCACGTCTCCGGCGGGCCGCTCGCCGGCCTGCTCGCGCCCATCGCGGCCGCTGTGGTCGCCTCGCGATACGGCTGGCGCCCGGCAATCGGTCTCGGCGTCGTCGTCGCCGTGCCGGTGTTCGTCGCGTTCGCGCTGTCCGTGCGGTCTACCGAGCCGCGGCGACCCGACCAGCCGATGCGCGAGCGCTTCGAGTTCGCGGCCGTGTCCGAACTGCTCTCCCGGCCGGAGATCCGCTTCACCACCTCGCTATCCGTCCTCGGCGCCTTTTCCTGGCAGGCGACGGCCTCGTTCCTGCCGACGTTTCTGGGGGCCCATCACGGCCTCTCGACGACGATGGCCGGAATCCTCTTCTCGGCGTACTTCGTGATTCACGGGCTCACCCAGCCGCTGTTGGGCTCCCTGTCGGATCGGCTCTCGCGGGATCTCGTGGTCGCCGGGACGCTCGCGCTCGCGGCCGTCGGGTACGCGACGCTCGTCGTCGTCGATCAGTTCGTCCTGGTCGTCGGCGGCGTCGTCCTCGTCGGCATCGGAATGAGCTGGGGCGCGCCGCTGCAGTCGCGGTTCATGGACATCCTCTCGGACACCGAGCGCGGGGCCGGCTTCGGGCTGGTCCGGAGCGTCTACATGACCATCGGCGCGTCGGGGAGCGTCGTCGTCGGCGTCCTCTCGGACACGGTCGGCTGGGCCGTCGCCTTCGGCCTGCTCGCCGTGCTGGTGAGCGTGGCCGTCTGCGTTATCGCCACGAATCGGGTGCTGGGGCTCGGGTTGTAA
- a CDS encoding DUF7342 family protein, which translates to MTDDAHREGPPPFDRPFDGADTKQRVYGAVLHAREPMAAAEIAERADCSEESARTHLSFYADLGIVVRHEGRPVRYERNDDYFEWRRVNELARNRTVDELQARVSELTDRIEDYREEFDADSPADVDVLEYPSERVDDVYVDLGDWATAIEERRLHERARQKAAGSTAPSHG; encoded by the coding sequence ATGACTGACGACGCCCATCGCGAGGGGCCGCCCCCGTTCGATCGGCCCTTCGACGGTGCGGACACGAAACAGCGCGTGTACGGGGCCGTGCTGCACGCTCGTGAGCCGATGGCGGCCGCCGAGATCGCAGAGCGAGCGGACTGTTCCGAGGAGTCGGCACGGACACACCTGTCCTTCTACGCCGACCTCGGAATCGTCGTTCGACACGAGGGGCGGCCGGTCAGGTACGAACGCAACGACGACTACTTCGAGTGGCGGCGGGTGAACGAACTCGCGCGAAACCGTACTGTCGACGAATTGCAGGCACGCGTTTCGGAGCTGACCGACCGGATCGAAGACTACCGCGAGGAGTTCGACGCCGACTCGCCCGCAGACGTCGACGTTCTCGAGTACCCGTCGGAGCGAGTCGACGACGTGTACGTCGACCTCGGTGATTGGGCCACCGCCATCGAGGAGCGCCGTCTGCACGAACGCGCTCGGCAGAAGGCCGCCGGGTCGACCGCACCGTCGCACGGCTAG